The sequence below is a genomic window from Rhizobium gallicum bv. gallicum R602sp.
GGGCAGCGCAGCCGTTCGGTGGTCGTGCTCGATCACGCGAAATTGCCGGGGGAGAAAATCCGCATCTCGGGCGGCGGACGCTGCAACTTCACCAATATCCATGCTGGCCCGAAGACCTTCCTGTCCGCCAATCCGCACTTCTGCAAATCCGCCCTTGCACGCTTTACGCCCGCCGATTTCATCGCCATGGTCGACCGGCACGGAATTGCCTGGCACGAAAAGTCGCTCGGCCAGCTCTTCTGCGACAACAGTGCCAAGGACATCATCCGGATGCTGCTCGACGAGATGCGGGCGGCAGGCGTGCAACTGCGGTTGCAGACCGAAATGCTCACCGTTGAAAAAGACAGCGACGGCTTTCGCGTCAGGACGTCCGACGGCGAATACGAGTGCGCCTCGCTCGTCGTGGCGACCGGCGGCAAGTCGATACCGAAGATGGGTGCGACGGGATTTGCTTACCGCATCGCCGAACTGTTCGGTCTCGCGCTCGTCGAAACGCGCCCGGGTCTCGTGCCGCTGACGCTCGATCCCGTCCTGCTGGAAAGCATTGCGCCGCTTTCGGGGATCTCGGCGCCGTCCGAAATCAGGCATGGAAAAACCGGCTTTCGCGAGGCCCTGCTCTTTACCCACCGCGGCCTCAGCGGCCCGGCAATCCTGCAGATATCCTCCTATTGGCGGGAAGGGGATGAGATCGCCATCGATATCGAGCCGGATGTCGACCTTCTGCTGCATCTGAAAAAAGCCAAGCAGGCGAACGGCCGCCAGTCGGCCCAGACGGCGCTCGGTGAAATCCTGCCGAAGCGGCTGGCGCAATATCTGACGGAACGCCAAGCCATTTCCGGCAACATGGCCGATCTCTCGGACAAGGGGCTGATCCGTCTCTGCGATGCGGTGCAGAACTGGAAGATCAAGCCGTCCGGCTCGGAAGGCTATCGCACCGCAGAAGTGACGCTTGGAGGCGTAGATACCGCTGGGCTCGACTCCCGCACGATGCAGGCGAAAAGCGTACCCGGCCTCTATTTCATCGGCGAATGCGTCGATGTGACGGGATGGCTCGGCGGCTATAATTTCCAGTGGGCCTGGGCCTCGGGTTTTGCCGCAGGTGAATCCTTGTAGGCAGGAATCTGGAGCAGGAGATTCAAGACCTGTTAAGAAGGTTGCGCCATCGTGTCCCAATGGCCGTTAGGAAAGAGCTTCCTAAATTGCGCTTTACCGGCAAGCCGTTTTGATGGATTGTTGAGTCTTGAAAGAAGTGGGGATCTTCGCATGAACAGGAACGCTCGACGCGCCCGCGCCATCGCAATCGCCCAGGTAAAGCCTGATACGAGGCTTGCGATCTCCCGCTTCCTCATGCTCGCGACCGGTGCAACGGCGGCGCTTGTGACCCTCCTGATCGCTCAGGGCTTCTGACACATCCCTTTCGTCATACTTTTTGCGCTTTGTCCTTGCGCGGCACACTGCTGGGCGGATATGCCGATGCGGGAAGACGCGATTTCAAACGGTTCAGCTTATCTGAATATTAAGATATCTTCTGTCACATTCACCGCGAATGTTTGGGCATCGCCGCTTTTGTGCCGGAGATGATTTGGCAATGATTGCCGCCTGACCCTCGGGTTCCCCAGTGTCCCACAATCAGCTCGATGCACTCGGCCGGCGCCGATTTCGGCCGGTGGGAGGAGTGGTGTATGGAAGGCCGGTATCGCCATGTTTATTGACAAGATCCTTTCGCGCTTCAAGATCAAGACCAAGGTTCTGATCTTCGTCCTGCCTTTTGTGATCACCATTTCCGCCGTCGGTCTGACAGGCCTCTATGCCTCCGGCCTGCTGCAGGGCCGCATGGAGATTTCAAACAGCGTGCTCCAGTCGCTCAGTGGCTTCAAGGATCTGTATGGCTCGATGGGCGATTTCCTGCAGATCACCAACCAGGAAGCACGCGACAAGCTCTACACCGACATCAAGACGCAGCGGGATACGCTGAAAGCCACCCTGAACCAGATCGGCGACAATGATGGCCGCGAGAACCTGCAAGCCGCGTCGGACGGCACGGCTGGGATTGCGGATACCGTCGGCAAGCTATGGTCTCTTCATGAACAGGAGCTGGCGCTTCGCAAGTCGATCGATGACGCACAGAAGACGCTGATCAGCAGCCGTTTCAATGTCAATTACGACGCACAGCAGCTCCAGGAAAATATCCGCAACGACGAAGGCAATGCCACCGCGACGCTGCGCGCGGCAGATCGGCTGTTGAAGGGTGGCGATACGCTTGCCTCCGTCATGACCGCCTTCAACAAGGCGCAGGCGCCTGCCGACAAGCTGAAGGTCGTCACCGATGCGATCCCGCAGATCGCCAAGGCGCAGCGCCTCATCGAAATCTCCGTGCCGCAAAACCAGAAGAGCATGACGCAGTCGATTGCCCAGACGATCAACGACCTGAAGACGCAGGCGGCAGCCCCTGATGCAGCGACCGATGAAGCGATTGCCAACCTTGGCCGCCTTGTTTCCCGCTTCCGCCAGATGTCCACCTATACGCAGTTGACGGCTACGCAGATGATGCGGGAAGCGACGACGACGTTCGTCGAGCTCGACGGCCGCATCGCTCAGACGAACTCCGTTCTCGAAGACACTCGCCGTCTTGAGACCTCGATCTATTCGCTGCAGCTGGTGCTCGGCGAATTCACCGCCAAGCCGAACCCGGACAACCGCGTTCGCCTGCATCAGGAAATCACGACGCTTGGCACCAATCTGAACACGCTGCTTGCGAGCGCCAAAGGCATGGACTTCGCGGAAGATATCGTTGCCGCCATGTCGCCCGCACTGGCTTCCATGGACAGCGACGGCGAAAAGCTGGTCGCGACAATCGGCCAGCGTACCACTGACTATGCAGCCGCCCGCCAGCAGCTCGATAGCGTCTGGGGCCAACTGACGACCTTCGCCGAGCTGCAGAAGCAGTCGGCAGGAACCGAGCGCACGCAGGCAAACAGCATCTCCGTTCTGACGACGGGCCTCGGCATCCTCGTCTCGATCGTCGGCGGCTTTGCCCTGGTGCTGACGCTGCAGCGTCCGATCGGCCAGATCACTGCCGCCATGCGTCGCATTGCCGACGGTGCGCTGGATACCAGCATTTCCGGTGAGAAACGGTCCGACGAGATCGGCGACATGGCCCGCGCCCTCGGCATCTTCAAGGAAAATGCGATCTCGAAGATCCGCATCGAGGAAGAAAGCGAAGAAGAGCGCGCAGCCGCCGAACAGGAGCGCCAGCGCAACGACGCCGAAAAGCGCGAGATGGATCGCCAGATCGAGTTCGCCGTCAACGAGCTTGCCGCTGGCCTCGAACGTATGGCGCAGGGCGACATTTCGACCACGATCGAAACACCGTTCATCGGCCGCCTCGAGCAGCTGCGCCAGGATTTCAACGGCTCGATGCTGCGCCTCCAGGCAACGATGAGCCAGATCCGCGACAATGTCGAAATGATCCAGGGCAACGGCAATCAGATGGCTCAGTCCGCCGAAGATCTCGCAAGGCGCACGGAGCATCAGGCCGCGTCTCTCGAGGAAACGGCGGCTGCTGTCGATGAGATCACCGTCACCGTCCGTTCCTCGGCGGCGCGTGCCAAGGATGCCGACCAGGTCGTTCGCGAGGCCAAGCGCAGCGCCGACGATTCGGCAACCGTCGTCAGCAACGCCATCGACGCGATGACCCGCATCGAGGACGCATCGCGCCAGATCGAACAGATCATCGGCGTCATCGACGAGATAGCCTTCCAGACCAACCTCCTGGCGCTGAACGCCGGCATCGAAGCCGCGCGGGCGGGCGATGCAGGCAAGGGGTTTGCAGTTGTTGCCATGGAAGTCCGCGAACTGGCGCAGCGTTCCGCCGCTGCCGCGCAGGAAATTAAGGGCCTGATCAACAAGTCGACGACGGAGGTCAGCTCAGGCTCGCAGTTCGTGCAGGAGACTGGTACCGTGCTTGCAAAGATCAGCGCGCAGATCGTGACGATCAGCCAGCATGTCGAGATGATCGCCCGTGCAAGCCATGACCAGTCGGGTGCGCTGCAGGAAGTCAACGCGACCGTCAATCAGATGGACCAGATGACCCAGCAGAATGCCGCGATGGTGGAGGAGACGACAGCCGCGAGCCGCGAACTTGCCGGTCAGGCGGATGCGCTTCTCGGTCTCGTCCAGCAGTTCAAGATCGACGGCGAAGGCTCCGACGCAGCGTTCTATCGCGCGGCATAAGCTTTGCGCCATCTTGCCACTCGAAAAGCGGCTTCGGTCTGCGGAGCCGCTTTTCCTATGGTTGCAAACTGGCCATCCCGGTGCGGCTAATCCGGAAGGAAGGAAAGCAGCTGCCAGAGGGCCACTGGCAACTTCTTTGAAGGCAAGCCGTTTGCGAGAAAAATCCTTAACGCTTTTCTCTTATTCTTACTTTGGTTGTACTCACCGGAGGTCTTCATGCCGCGATTCTTTTCGACGTCCATCGTGCGTCAGGTGGTTGCGATCACGCTTGCTCTGCTCGCCATCAGCACCGCGGCGATTGTCGCTGTCACATACCACAATCTCGGCCGATACGTGATGGAAAGCGCCGTTTCGGACGCAAGGGGCGCAAGCCGCACGATGGCGGTACTCTATGGTGTGGCGGATGCGAACGCGGCTGTCGGCGTGACGGGGGATGAGCTTCTCTCCGTGACGGAAGATGGCATTCCCGAATTCAAGGACCATGCCCTCGTCGATCGCACGGCCCAGTCGATCGCAGGTGTCGCGACGGTCTTTCAAAAGCAGGGCAATGACTATGTCCGCGTTTCGACCAACTTGAAGAAGGAAGATGGCAGCCGCGCTGTCGGCACCAAGCTTGCAGCCGATCATCCCGCGCAGCCGGTTCTCGGCAACGGCAAGGCCTACTACGGTCCGGCGCAGCTCTTCGGCCGGAATTTCATGACCGGCTACTTCCCGGTCAAGAGTGCCGCCGGCGCCAATATCGGCATCCTCTTCATCGGCATTCCGATGGAGGTCTATTTCGCCCGCATCAATCACCTGCAGACGATGGTTCTCGGCGTCGGCGCCGCCGTCATGCTGCTTGTCGGCATGCTCGGCTTTTTTGCGATCCGCGCCTGCGTGAAGCCGCTGTTTGCGCTGACGCAGACCGTGCACTCGATCTCGGCCGGCAATCTTGACGGCACAATCCCCTGCCTCGAGAAGAAGAACGAATTCGGGGAGATCGGACGTGCTTTGGCCGCCTTCCGCGACAGCGCCCGCGCCCAGCAGGATCTCGAAACGCAGGCTGTGGAACAGCGGGCATTGAGCGAAGCCGAGCGTGCCCGCAACGACGCCGACAAGCGTTCGCTCGATGGTCAGATCGACTTTGCCGTGAACCAGCTTGCGGCCGGCCTCGGACGCCTCGCTAAGGGCGATGTCTCACAGACGATCGAGACGCCGTTTGTCGGCCGGCTGGAGCAGTTGCGCGTCGATTTCAACGCATCGCTTGTCCGCCTGCAGGATACCCTCGTGCAGATTCGCGAGAACGCCAATGCCATCCAGCGCAATAGCGGCGCGATGCTGACATCGGCCGGCGAGCTTTCCAAGCGAACCGAAGCGCAGGCCGCCAGCTTGGAGGAAACGGCAGCTGCCGTCGAAGAGATTACTGTGACCGTGCGCTCGTCTGCAGGGCGCGCTCGCGAAGCAAACAACGCGGTCACCGCCACGAAGAAGACCGCCGACAGCTCCGGGGTCGTCGTCAGCGAGGCCGTGGCCGCCATGGGGCGCATCGAGCAGGCTTCGCAGCAGATCGAACAGATCATCGAAGTCATCGACGACATCGCTTTCCAGACGAACCTTCTCGCCCTCAATGCCGGTATCGAAGCGGCTCGCGCCGGCGAGGCTGGCAAGGGCTTTGCGGTTGTCGCCCAGGAAGTCCGCGAATTGGCACAGCGCTCGGCCGATGCCGCCCGTGAGATCAAGGGTCTGATCGAGAAGTCCAGCCAAGAAGTGACGGCGGGCTCTGCGCTGGTGCAGAAAACCGGCAGCGTGCTCGCCTCGATCAGCGAGGAGATCATTGTGATCAGCAAGCACGTCGAAACCATTGCCACGGCGAGCCAGGATCAGTCGGCGGCGCTGCAGGAGGTCAACGGTTCGGTCAACGCCATGGACCAGATGACCCAGAAGAACGCGTCGATGGTCGAGGAAACCACACAAGCAAGCCGCCAGCTCGCCGAGGAGGCCGACACGCTGATGAGCCTGCTGCAGCAGTTCCGCATCGAAGCGTCGGCGCAGTCTCATGGCCGGGCAAGGCAGGCAGCCTGATCGGGCTTGCAGCTTGAAGGTATTGAGGAGGATCGCGCCGGAAAGGCGCGGTCCTTCTGCCTTTTGAGGCTGATGCTTGTAAGCCACGCGGTGACGCTTACGAAAGGCGAGCTTCCAAAATCCCTGTAGAAGTCGTCCTCAGTCCGCTCACGCTTTTGGATTGGCTGGAAGGCCTGCGAAAGGCCGAGAAAATTGGCAATCATGATCTGCTCGATCATTGGTGATGTCCTCCGTTAAAGACATCCCTTCAAATACACATCAAAAATCGCTTCATAAACATCGAAGATCCGGCTATGTTTTTCATCAATGAAAAATACCCCATGGGATTCCTATCAGCTTTTCCTGCAGGTCGCGCGCCGCGGCGGGCTGACGGGCGCGAGTGTCGTGAGCGGCTTGAGCCCGGCCACGGTCGGCCGGCGTATGCTTGAACTGGAGCAGGAAACGGGACGGATGCTCTTTGCCCGCAGCCAGACCGGCTACCGCTTGACGGCCGACGGTCAGACGCTCCTCGACCATCTCCAGGAGATGGAAGCGGCGGCCCGGAAAGTCGATGCCTGGCGCCAGGCCGGCGAGGGCGGCGCAACGGTAAAGATCGCAGCCGGGACCTGGGTGGCCTGGCTGCTGACAGAAAACTTCTCCGCAATCCGCATTCCTGCCGACGCTTTCAACATTGTGCTGACGATCGGAGAGGCGCGGGCCAATCTCGCCTACCGCGAGAGCGATATCGGCATCCGCGCTTTCGAGCCGGACGAAGCCAATCTCGCCGCTCGCCTTTTGGGCGAAGTCGCTTATGCCGTCTATGTCCGGCGCAATGCCGGCGAGTTGGAAACCCGATGGATTGCGGTTGCTGAGGATGAGGCCATTTCTGCCTATCTCCGCTGGCCGTACCGCCAGACGCCGGAGCCGATCGTGGCGACGGTCAACCGGCCCCGGTCACTGCCGGACCTCGTCCGTGCCGGTGCGGGAAAGGCGGTGCTCCCCTGTTTCGTGGGTGATCTCGATCCGGAACTGCAACGGCTCGGCGGCGAGCTCGCGGAACTGCGCCACCGGCAATGGATCGTGTTGAACAACGAGGATCGCCATCGCCCGGAGATCCGCACGGTCGCAGATCGTATGACGAAGCTGCTGAAAAGCTACGCCGATCTTTTCGCCGGCAAGCGCGCCAGCCGCAGCTGAATTCTACGGCATCAGACGTCGCACAAGCGCGACCTGGCTGTTCACGCCGAGCTTGGAATAGATGTTCTTCAGATGCGTCCGGGCCGTCTCGTAGCTGATGCCATGCAGCTTGGCCGTCTCGCGCGGCGAGAGACCCGCGGCGATGGAGGAGGCGATCCGCAGTTCGGCAGCAGTCAGTTGCCGCTTTGCAGGCAAATGATCGTTCAATTCGGGGCGCGCAACGGGTATTCGCTCGATGACGACTGCTGCGGTTGGTCCCTGCAGGAACTCGGTCATGAAATCGGAGGTGAGGCGCACGAGCGTGCATTTGAACGAGGCGCAGGCAGAATCGAACCTCGCGGTGAACGGCCCCGCTGCGGCGGGGGGGCGGTAGCGAGAAAAGGAGCCGAGATGTTCGAGGAAATCCCGATCGCTGGAGCTCAGACGTCCTGTTGGCGTGACGCTGATCCCGGCATCTGTGGCGAGCATCTGTTGCGCGGCAAGATTCATCGATCGGATCTGGCGGCCTTCGCTGATATAAATGAGCCCGACGCCGATCGCGTCGAACAGCGAACGGCCCGTCTCATTGCCTGCTTTGTCCCGGCGGATGAAATCGAAGGCCCGCTGTAAATGCGGCGCAAGCCGCGTCAGGAGATCGGCGTTGACCCGGTTAAACCCGGTGTCGGTGCTCGATGTCAGCGTCGATAGATTGAAGGACCGGTTGTTCTCGCGAAGGATCGTCACGCCAACGCTGCTGCGGCAGCCGATACTGCGCATAAAGTCATTGTAGAATTCCGTTTTGACGAGTTCGGCATGCGGCAGCATCTGGTCGGCGATGACGCCGAGGCCGACCGGCCGGACAGCTGCCTTCGGCATCCACGGGTTTATGGTGCAATAATACCGGTTGTAGCCTTCCAGGCCGGTATCGTCCAAGCCCGAGCAGAGCGAAAAGGCACCGGCGCCCGCCACGCTGTCATGGTAAAAGAGCGTCGTCTTGGCATCGGGCATTCTCGTGTTGAGGGTGTCGAGAAAGTCCTGCCAGTCCGTTTCGCCAAACAATGCGCCATAGACCAGGTCAGTTAGAGATTCAAGATTGGCGTGCGTCGTGGCGGGCATCCGGCGTCTCATATGAGCGGATGCTGATTATGCCCGCCTTTCGTGACAGTGACAATTACGTCGAATAACGCAGATGGCGGCGCCGGAGCGGCGCCGCCATCTCTGATCCTACATCCTGTTGGCGACGACGACGGGGATCAGGAGATCGCCCCAATTTCCGTCTCCGCCATGGTGGCGGGCGGAGCGCACGAGTTCGACCGAGACCCCGGCCTCTACGGCCTTCATCACGGACTGATTGAGCCGATGCAGGTCGTTTGCGAGCATGCGGATGGTGGCCTGCTGATCGGCGCTCATGCTGGAGGATTGTTCTTCCGCTCTTTCGCGGACACGTGCGATGGAAGCCATGGCCTTTTCTCCTTTGGTGTGGCTACTCGGCTGCGGGTTTGAACTGGGCATGTTCGGTCGATTCCTTCATTGCGGTGGTCGAGGACTTGCCGCCGGTGATGGCGAGCGAGACGGCATCGAAATAGCCGGTCCCGACTTCGCGCTGGTGCTTGGTCGCTGTGTAGCCCTGTGCCTCGGCGGCGAACTCGGCCTGCTGCAGTTGCGAATAGGCGGCCATCTGCCGGTCCTTGTAGCCCCGCGCCAGTTCGTACATGCCGAAGTTCAGCTGGTGGAAACCAGCGAGCGTGATGAACTGGAATTTGTAGCCCATCGCGCCGAGTTCCCGCTGGAACTTGGCGATCGTCGCGTCATCGAGGTTTTTCTTCCAGTTGAACGACGGTGAGCAGTTGTAGGCAAGCAGCTTGCCGGGATGGATCTTGTGCACGCCCTCGGCAAAGCGCCGCGCCTGCTCCAGATCCGGCTTGGAGGTTTCGCACCAGATGAGATCACAATGCGGCGCATAGGCAACGGCACGGGCAATGCAGGGCTCAAGGCCATTGCGCACCTGATAGAAGCCTTCGACCGTGCGGCCGGCATCGTAGTCGACGAAGGGCCGGTCGCGCTCGTCGATGTCCGAGGTCAGAAGCTTTGCCGCTTCCGCATCCGTACGGGCGATAACGAGCGTGGGAACCCCCATGACGTCTGCGGCAAGCCGCGCCGCGTTCAGATTGCGGATGTGGGCCGCAGTCGGAATCAGCACCTTGCCGCCGAGATGCCCGCACTTCTTTTCCGATGCCAGCTGGTCCTCGAAGTGGACACCGGCAGCGCCAGCTTCGATATAGGCCTTCATGATCTCGAAGGCATTGAGCGGTCCGCCGAAGCCGGCTTCGGCATCGGCAACGATCGGCGCAAACCATGTTTCGACGGAAAGTCCCCGATCCTCCGATGTCTCGATCTGGTCGGCGCGCTGAAGCGTGCGGTTGATCCGCTTGGCGAGTTCTGGCCCGGCATTGGCGGGATAAAGCGACTGGTCGGGATACATCGCCGAAGCTGTGTTCGCATCGGCCGCGACCTGCCAGCCGGACAGGTAGATTGCCTTCAGTCCGGCACGGACCATCTGCATGGCCTGATTGCCAGATAGCGCTCCGAGCGCATTGACGAAATCATCGTGATGCAGCAGTTGCCACAGCCGGTTCGCCCCCATCTCGGCAAGCGAATAACGAAGTTCGACGGAGCCCCGCAATCTCTTCACGTCCTGGAGCGAATAGGGCCGCTCGATACCCTCAAAACGGCCTGCCGGAGCATTGCGGATAAGCTTGTCAAATTCTGTCACGATTTCCTCCTTCGCGATAATTATTGCCTCAACAGCTATGTGACATATTTTACAAAAACACGCGCGATGCCAGGAAAAGCTTGATTTGTAGGAGGGAATTGAGGTTAGGTTGCGAGAGCATTTACAACAACACTTTGTAAATTTGTGAATGTTTGTAAACATTCGTACGATGCGGGAGGTGTCAAATGGTCGAGCGGAAGATATTTGCTGGTCCGAAAGTTCGCCGGATTCGCAACGGCCTGGCGGTCACGCAGACGGCGATGGCCGAGGCATTGGGAATTTCGCCATCCTACCTCAATCTGATCGAGCGCAATCAGAGGCCATTGACGGTGCAACTCCTCTTGAAGCTGGCGTCGGTCTACAAGGTCGACCTTGAGGAGCTGCAGAGTGAGCCTGGAAACAATCTTGCGCAATTGCGCGAGGTTTTTGCCGATCCCTTGCTTTCGGGCGAACTGCCAGGAGACCAGGAACTCATCGAAGTCGCAGAAGCCGCGCCCAATGCGGCAAGCGGTGTCGTGAAACTCTATCGCGCCTATCGCGAGCAGGCCATGCGGCTTTCCGACTTTGCGGTCCTGATGGCGGGAGAGGGGCAGGCGCCGGCCGCTGGCGCACGGCTGCCGGCAGATGAGGTGCGCGACGTGCTGGAGCGCCGTTCTGCCTATTTCGGCGCGCTTGAAGAGGCTGCGGAGGCTTTCTTCGTCACTCTGCCAGCGGGTGAGCGCACGCAGGTTCTGAAGGACTGGTTGCAGAAAGAGCGTGGCATCAGCGTCCGCATCCTGCCGGTGCACGTGATGCCCGATCTGCGTCGCCGCTTCGACCGGCATTCCATGCGGCTTTTTATTTCGGAGCGCCTTGCGGCTTCCGATCAGCTCCAGGAAATCGCCGTCGAGGTCTCAACGCTCGCGCTTGGCGACGCCATTGCGCGAGAACTGGAAACGCTCAGCCTCTCGACGCAGGAAGCGAGGCGCATTGTCCGCTTCGAGCTTGCGCGCTACGCAGCACTTGCGCTGATGATGCCTTACGATGCGTTCCTTTCCGCAGCAAAAGCATCGCGTTATGACATCGATATTCTTTGCGCGCGCTTCGGCTGTTCGTTCGGCCAGGCCGCGACACGGCTGACGATGCTGCAGCGGCCAGCGAATGCCGGCGTTGCGTTCTTTGTCATGGAGGCCGATGCCGCAGGCCATCGGCTGCGGCGGGGAGGAGCGGCAGGTTTTCCCCACGCCCGCTTCGGCGGCGGCTGTCCGAAGCTTAACATCCACGCCGCCTTTCTCCAGCCGGGCCAAGTTCTGGCCGAAGCTGCCGAGATGCCGGATGGCTCCGCGTATCTTACCATCGCGCGGACGCTTGAAGGGCCGCATGCGCCATTTGGCGAACGGGTCCGGCGTACAGCACTTCTGCTCGGCTGCGATATCGCGCTCAAAGACAGCACTGCCTATGGCCAGGCCCTTTCTGCGAACCTGCATCCGGTGGCAATCGGGCCTGCCTGTCGCCTCTGCGAAAGGAAGGGTTGTCTTGCGCGCGCCGAACCGCCTGTCACTCGCCCGCTTGGGTTAGATGAGATGGTAGCAGGGCTCAGTGCCTTCGATTTCCAGTGACGGGTGAAATCATTGAGAGTGCAGGATTTTGCGCTTGTCGCCTCACAAAATCCTTTCTAGTCTACCTGAAAATCCAGAGGGAAACGGTGTCCGGAGTGATGCCTGCAAACGCTTATAATAAGAACGGACAGGAGATAATATGAGGTCAAGAATCGCAAGACTTGCGGCCACGGCCGTCGTTGCCGTTTTCGCTGCAACGCCGGGCTTTGCGCAGGAGCGTGTCGTCAACGTCTATAACTGGTCGGATTATATCGACAGTTCCATCCTCGAGGATTTCACCAAGGAAACCGGCATCAAGGTCGTCTACGACACCTTCGATTCCAATGAGACGCTTGAAACCAAGCTTCTTGCAGGCGGGACCGGCTACGACGTCGTCGTTCCGACCGCGGACTTCCTGCAGCGCCAGATCCAGGCGGGCGTTTTCCAGAAGCTCGACAAGTCGAAGCTGCCGAATATCTCCAACATGTGGGACGTGATCCAGCAGCGCACGGCGCAGTACGATCCCGGCAACGAGTACGCCATCGACTACATGTGGGGCACCAACGGCATCGGCTATAACGTCAAGAAGGTGGCCGAAATTCTCGGTCCGGACGCCAAGCCGGGTCTCGAAGTGATCTTCGATCCGAAGGTTGCCGAGAAGTTCAAGGATTGCGGCATCTATCTGCTCGATGCGCCGAAGGACGTGCTCTCGGCTGCCTTCCAGTATCTCGGCGTTGATCCGAACACGACCAGCGCGGATGACTTCAAGAAGGCCGAGGATCTGATGACCTCGATCCGCCCCTTCGTCCGCAAGTTCCATTCGTCCGAATACATCAACGCGCTCGCCAACGGCGACATCTGCATCGCCTTCGGTTATTCCGGCGACATGCTGCAGGCCCGCGACCGCGCTGCCGAAGCCAAAGGCAATGTCGAGGTCAACTACTCGATCCCGACTCAGGGTGCCCAGATGTGGTTCGACATGATGGCAATCCCGACCGATGCGCCGCATGTTGCCGAAGCGCACGAGTTCCTGAACTACATCATGAAGCCGGAAGTCATCGCCAAGGCGAGCGACGTTGTTTTCTACGCTAACGGCAACAAGGCT
It includes:
- the aceA gene encoding isocitrate lyase — its product is MTEFDKLIRNAPAGRFEGIERPYSLQDVKRLRGSVELRYSLAEMGANRLWQLLHHDDFVNALGALSGNQAMQMVRAGLKAIYLSGWQVAADANTASAMYPDQSLYPANAGPELAKRINRTLQRADQIETSEDRGLSVETWFAPIVADAEAGFGGPLNAFEIMKAYIEAGAAGVHFEDQLASEKKCGHLGGKVLIPTAAHIRNLNAARLAADVMGVPTLVIARTDAEAAKLLTSDIDERDRPFVDYDAGRTVEGFYQVRNGLEPCIARAVAYAPHCDLIWCETSKPDLEQARRFAEGVHKIHPGKLLAYNCSPSFNWKKNLDDATIAKFQRELGAMGYKFQFITLAGFHQLNFGMYELARGYKDRQMAAYSQLQQAEFAAEAQGYTATKHQREVGTGYFDAVSLAITGGKSSTTAMKESTEHAQFKPAAE
- a CDS encoding helix-turn-helix domain-containing protein: MVERKIFAGPKVRRIRNGLAVTQTAMAEALGISPSYLNLIERNQRPLTVQLLLKLASVYKVDLEELQSEPGNNLAQLREVFADPLLSGELPGDQELIEVAEAAPNAASGVVKLYRAYREQAMRLSDFAVLMAGEGQAPAAGARLPADEVRDVLERRSAYFGALEEAAEAFFVTLPAGERTQVLKDWLQKERGISVRILPVHVMPDLRRRFDRHSMRLFISERLAASDQLQEIAVEVSTLALGDAIARELETLSLSTQEARRIVRFELARYAALALMMPYDAFLSAAKASRYDIDILCARFGCSFGQAATRLTMLQRPANAGVAFFVMEADAAGHRLRRGGAAGFPHARFGGGCPKLNIHAAFLQPGQVLAEAAEMPDGSAYLTIARTLEGPHAPFGERVRRTALLLGCDIALKDSTAYGQALSANLHPVAIGPACRLCERKGCLARAEPPVTRPLGLDEMVAGLSAFDFQ
- a CDS encoding polyamine ABC transporter substrate-binding protein; the encoded protein is MRSRIARLAATAVVAVFAATPGFAQERVVNVYNWSDYIDSSILEDFTKETGIKVVYDTFDSNETLETKLLAGGTGYDVVVPTADFLQRQIQAGVFQKLDKSKLPNISNMWDVIQQRTAQYDPGNEYAIDYMWGTNGIGYNVKKVAEILGPDAKPGLEVIFDPKVAEKFKDCGIYLLDAPKDVLSAAFQYLGVDPNTTSADDFKKAEDLMTSIRPFVRKFHSSEYINALANGDICIAFGYSGDMLQARDRAAEAKGNVEVNYSIPTQGAQMWFDMMAIPTDAPHVAEAHEFLNYIMKPEVIAKASDVVFYANGNKASQQFISKEVLEDPAIYPTEDVMKKLFTVSPWDPKTQRTATRLWTKIVTGQ